The Spirochaetota bacterium genomic sequence AGACGCGAAGATGATTAACGATATTATCGATATGAGCTTAAAACGTATGGACCTGTAAAAAGGTCCGGCACCGACCTCGGTTATCTCCACCGGCGCCGCGAGAGCTGTTTTTACTTTCCCGGGCTCTTTCTTCGATTCTTTCTTATCATTGGATACTTCCCCGGTCTCGCCGGCTTTTGCGCCGGCAGCTGCGGCAGTGGTTTCTTTTTTCTGCCTCGATGTGTCGGGTTTGGCTGCAGGCGCAGGTTTCTGCTCAGCCTTGGCAGGTACCGGTATAGGAACAGCAGGTCCGGCGGCCGGTACCTTCCTCAAATGATCCGGTCCGGCATCCCTGGAGATTACAACGGAACGGTCAATCCTTACCGCATCCTTGATTTTGCCGGCATCATCATCAGGCTGTGAATAGGTTTCCTTGAAAGCTTCAATAAGCCCCTTGTAAGTATTGAGCTCTTCCGCGTCCTTTTTTATTTTCCGCACCGTCTCAATGGCATCATTGACGCTCCTGCCGTTGGCTATGTGGATGCATGCTATAAGGGGCAGGGCAAACCTGGTCCTGTAAGAGATAATCAGACACCCACCCCCGGCGAGGGCTTTTTTCAAATCTTTAACCGCAGCCTTTAAGACATTGACATGCTGTGCATCGGGTGTATCGAAATAGAGGCTCATCACCTGAATTCCGCTCCTTGTGAGGGCATTCACCATGGAGAGATAGATTTTTGCGTCCACCGGTTCCGAAGAAACTATGCAGGCAGTTTTGACGCCGTTTTCAATAAGTAGCTTTGACTTAGAACCGGAGAGGGCCTCTCTGATTTGTCCATCTGTAACAAAATCAGGCAGTATTTCCAGGAAGAGTTTATTATTTGAGGTAGTTTTTGGTTTCATAATAATTATCTAAATTCATTATAAATTTGACAGTTTAAAGTTAGCTAAGATCATTAAAAATATCATAAATTATAATTCTATTTTATGACATTAACATCAATAATGTATATTATATTTTATACATAGTGAATGATTTTATAATTGTTAAAAAATATCAACTAATATATACATCGGCTATTTTATCGCAGTGACTCAAACACTTTGGCGACATCCCAAGCCATGGCATTCAATAGATTAATGGCCATTACGCGCGTTGAAGGAGAATTTTTAACATCTGCATTACCGCTGGAAAGCTTTTCAATTACCTGAGCTATCTTGTTATTTTGTTCATTTGTATATTCCATGGCATTCCTGTTTTATTATTATAATTAATTAATAAATGATTATATGCAGTTTTACAACAAGCCTATTTTTTCTGACTCAAGTCAGACCGATTGTGCCATAATCAGTGAATATCTCCTTCTTCCAGAACGGCTCCACCATTTTAGATTCACTGCCATGAGCGGCAAGGACCGACATGAATCGTCCCACGTGTTCATGGCCGCAAATGAACACTATATTCATGTCAAGAACTTCCCTCAATCGTTCATACCAGAATTCTTCCCGCTTTCGCCAATACGTTTTGGCCATTTCCACAGCAAGGCTGCGCACCTTTTCTCTGAGCACCCTGTCCAGTATATAGGACGGTGGCGCGGCATATTCTGCTTTCGCCCTTTCAAGGAGCTCGCCGAAGTAGGGAATGCCGAGGGCTTCAAGCTCCTTTTCGCCGGGATCGCAATATCTGTGCCGAATCCCCAGCATCAGGGAAGCCTCAACGGCTGTCCCAGCCGTCGCGTTATAAACATCATGCAACGCCTCTTCGCTGAACTCCTCGGCTATGACATCTACGGCAAGATCGCGGCATACATCGATAATATAGGACCGGAATTCAATCCTGATCGGCTCCGGCACCGGTCCATCATATTGCACCAGGTGATCTACACCGATTAGATATACCATGGCATGATTTACCGATAAAGAAAATTGGAAGACAGGCGTTTAACCCGGGCACTGGACGCAAATATAGAAGAAACCGAAGCTTCGGCGGCTACTTTGTTATCAAGATGAAGCTTTCTGAAAATCATATAGGCCGAAGTCATGGTGCTGCTCATCAGCCAGTAGTTAAAACCGGCGCCAACGACGGCGCCGATTACGGGAATTAATTGGGTGATCTTTCGTTTCGAAATGCTCTTCGCGATATGGGCCGGAATGTTACCGGTCGAGTGTTCGAGAAATTTCAGCAATAACGATGTCTTTGAACGGGCAGCCGCCTTGGCATAGGCCGCTTTCCCGGTCATGGCAGCAGCCGCGAAATGGAGATCAGCCAGGGCGGCGGTTTTTGCTGCTGCGGAGCCGCAGCAGCCGGCGCTGTAAATGCCCATGACCACAGGGGCCATGGACGGGTCCTTCATGTCGAAGCCGTACGCCGATCCTATCTGTTGTATAGTCCTGAACAGAATTCCCATGATCGCCGGGATGTCCGCCGCGACAAGGGCCAGGCCTCCCAAGCCGCAGCCGGCGCCTTCAAGGGCGGCAATGATTTTTCCGGAGCTAAAAAATCCCCGGGCAATCCTGTCAAGATCCCGCATGTCCTGTCCCGCCAGATCTGAAATGGAATGAACATCGAGTCCCGCTCTTCTAGCTTTTTTTATAATGCTTTTTTCCGTATAGGTCCAGTATGATACGTCCTTCAGCATCTCCATAAAACCGATCACCGCCTTCTCCACTGCCAGGCGTAACGGCCTGGGTACATTATCGATGAACAGGGTGACGGGCTTTCCCACCGAATCGATGGTTTTATGGCCCAAGCCCGGCTTACCCTTTTCCCACTGACGTATCTCATCCAGTGCCTTGATTTCATATGTGCTTAACATGGGCTATCCACACTCACCTGTTA encodes the following:
- a CDS encoding EcsC family protein, with translation MLSTYEIKALDEIRQWEKGKPGLGHKTIDSVGKPVTLFIDNVPRPLRLAVEKAVIGFMEMLKDVSYWTYTEKSIIKKARRAGLDVHSISDLAGQDMRDLDRIARGFFSSGKIIAALEGAGCGLGGLALVAADIPAIMGILFRTIQQIGSAYGFDMKDPSMAPVVMGIYSAGCCGSAAAKTAALADLHFAAAAMTGKAAYAKAAARSKTSLLLKFLEHSTGNIPAHIAKSISKRKITQLIPVIGAVVGAGFNYWLMSSTMTSAYMIFRKLHLDNKVAAEASVSSIFASSARVKRLSSNFLYR